TCGCGGCGACTGGGGCAGCACCTTTCGGGCGGGGCACCCGGGCGTCACGGTGATGTGGGCGGCCACGCTGGGCATCGGGTCAGAGGGGCTGACGCCGCTGTTCCCGGAGCGGCTCGCCCGCTACGAGACGCTCCAGCGTGCGCCGACCTATCTCGCGGCGGTCTCGGACGCCCGGCGCGGCGTCGCGGCGGCAACCGCATTGCTGGTGACGATGGCGGTCCTGCTCTGCTGGCGGCTGTTTGGGGGTGGGGCGGCCCTGCTCGGCGGGACGGTGCTGGCGCTGGACCCGTACGCCATCGGCATGACGCGGCTGCTGCACGTGGATGCCCTGCTGGCCCCGCTGATGCTCGTGTCGCTGCTCGCGGGCCTCGTGTTCTTCACCGCGTCGCGCCGGTGGCCGTACCTGGCGCTGTCGGCGGTAGGTGGCGGGCTGGCGCTGCTGACGAAAGCGCCCGCGGGCATCCTCCCGCTGTTCGTGGGGCTGCTCGGACTGTGGGCGGCGATCAGCGCGTGGCGAGATGGCCGCCCGGCCGCCGGAGCGGCCCTCGGCGGGCTGTGGCCGGTCCTGGCCTGGGGCGCGGTGGCGGCGCTCGCGTACCTCCTGCTCTTTCCGGCCCTGTGGGTCGATCTGCCGGGGCGTGTGTGGCAGCTGGTCACGTTCGTCAGGGAGGTCGGGCTGCAGCCGCACAACGGGAACTTCTTCCTCGGGCAGCCGGTCCTCGACGATCCTGGCCTGTTCTACTATCTCGTCGCGGCACCCCTCCGCATGAGCCCGCTGGCGGCGCTCGGCCTTGCGTTGCTGGTCTTTCAGGCCCGCCCCGGCGAGAACCGCCGCGCGATCTGCTGGGCGTTGCTCTTCGCGGCGCTGTTCGTGCTGATGATGTCGCTGGCCTCGAAGAAGTTCGACCGCTACCTGCTGCCCGTCCTGCTGCTGTTCGACGTGGTGGCCGGGGTCGGACTGTGGCGGGCGGCGCGCCTGGTCTGGGGCCGCACTGTCCCCTGCCGGCGGGGCTGGCCGGTGGGCGTCCTGCGCGAGGGCGTGGCCCTGGCCGGCGTCGGCGTGCTGGTGGCGTCAGTTCAGCTCGGGCTGCTGGTGCGCGTCTGGCCCTACCCCATCGCCTACTACAACCCGATGGCCGGCGGCCCGGAGCGGGCCCGCGACCTGATCATGATGGGCTGGGGCGAGGGCCTGGAGCAGGTCGGCGCGTACCTCAACAGCCTGCCCGGGGCCGAACGGCTGGTGGTCGTCACGAGCTACCACCACGTCGTGCGACCGCGCTTCGTTGGCGAGACGGTCCCGATTGCCCCCTACATGCGCGGCATCGCGAACCTCCCGACACCAGACTATCTGGTGCTGTACCTGAACGCCGTGCAGCGCCGACAGATCTCGCCGGAAGTCGTCTATGCCCAGGCCGTCGGCGAGCCGGTCTTCGCGGCGAGGGTGAACGGGCTGGAGTACGCCTGGGTCTACCACCTGCCGCGCA
This sequence is a window from Chloroflexota bacterium. Protein-coding genes within it:
- a CDS encoding glycosyltransferase family 39 protein; the encoded protein is MRVDTRPVHDPAAGPPAPDSAPSVPLTLGARGRRAALPALLGLAVFMVSLTLRLWGLDLVLTTDEGYWMQRSVRFAAALSRGDWGSTFRAGHPGVTVMWAATLGIGSEGLTPLFPERLARYETLQRAPTYLAAVSDARRGVAAATALLVTMAVLLCWRLFGGGAALLGGTVLALDPYAIGMTRLLHVDALLAPLMLVSLLAGLVFFTASRRWPYLALSAVGGGLALLTKAPAGILPLFVGLLGLWAAISAWRDGRPAAGAALGGLWPVLAWGAVAALAYLLLFPALWVDLPGRVWQLVTFVREVGLQPHNGNFFLGQPVLDDPGLFYYLVAAPLRMSPLAALGLALLVFQARPGENRRAICWALLFAALFVLMMSLASKKFDRYLLPVLLLFDVVAGVGLWRAARLVWGRTVPCRRGWPVGVLREGVALAGVGVLVASVQLGLLVRVWPYPIAYYNPMAGGPERARDLIMMGWGEGLEQVGAYLNSLPGAERLVVVTSYHHVVRPRFVGETVPIAPYMRGIANLPTPDYLVLYLNAVQRRQISPEVVYAQAVGEPVFAARVNGLEYAWVYHLPRRGPRPAVPAPVPVDEPNEGDEN